A window of the Vigna angularis cultivar LongXiaoDou No.4 chromosome 3, ASM1680809v1, whole genome shotgun sequence genome harbors these coding sequences:
- the LOC108324087 gene encoding protein WVD2-like 4, with amino-acid sequence MESDNGVAMEDEKHVIGETTNENINKESENSCNAEIQTKNEASESIVKVEGPKSTASRNSKLAKEHGGKGDVASKKNKSVTKDKPNLKSTTSPQTHRPNLSKSLSFPAKSAARDVMKKSINGNLVKTETKHVNGARAQPSIRRSSRLTNNDVNSKESDKNTGNSNHRTSLTSMTSLKSSEIGESSPVVNVVSKSLTSEASLPVDQISTPAKTEKPNKEDDDAHSTTSSHTPRRRSSGSGFSFRLEERAEKRKEFFSKLEEKIQEKEAEKTNQQEKSKENQEAEIKQLRKTMTFKATPMPSFYKEPPPKVELKKIPITRPKSPKLGRNKGYVVNHSDDKSCSSPHAKQQQNDSTKAKVKGTNKEVISKKPIRKIQAKLQSQETAIGKTENNSVKPTKINQDVKASTGNNKECHDPPVCNSEYQDDMELESKTELTQNDALVLNSSTPEIVSYEVTVGV; translated from the exons ATGGAATCTGACAATGGAGTTGCTATGGAGGACGAGAAACATGTTATTGGGGAAACAACTAATGAGAACATAAACAAGGAATCTGAAAACAGTTGCAATGCTGAAATTCAGACCAAGAATGAGGCATCTGAGTCCATTGTAAAAGTTGAAGGGCCCAAATCTACAGCAAGTAGAAACTCAAAACTTGCCAAG GAACATGGTGGCAAAGGTGATGTTGCTTCAAAGAAGAACAAATCTGTCACCAAAGACAAACCCAATTTGAAGTCCACAACTTCACCTCAAACACACAGGCCAAACCTCTCCAAGAGCCTTTCTTTTCCAGCCAAATCAGCTGCTAGAGATGTCATGAAGAAAAGCATTAATGGTAATCTTGTGAAGACAGAAACTAAGCATGTTAATGGGGCCAGAGCTCAGCCTTCTATTCGTCGTTCAAGCAGGCTGACAAACAATGATGTTAACTCAAAGGAGTCTGATAAAAACACTGGAAATTCAAACCATAGGACCTCTTTAACATCCATGACTAGCCTTAAAAGCTCTGAG ATTGGAGAGTCTTCTCCGGTGGTGAATGTGGTTTCCAAGAGCCTTACATCTGAGGCATCCTT ACCTGTTGATCAGATTTCAACCCCAGCAAAAACTGAAAAACCAAATAAAGAGGACGATGATGCTCACTCCACAACTTC AAGTCATACCCCTCGAAGGAGAAGCAGTGGTTCTGGATTTTCCTTCAGATTGGAAGAAAGAGCAGAAAAGAGGAAGGAG TTCTTCTCAAAGTTAGAAGAGAAAATTCAGGAAAAGGAAGCAGAGAAAACTAATCAGCAAGAGAAATCAAAG GAAAACCAGGAGGCTGAGATCAAGCAATTGAGGAAGACTATGACATTCAAAGCCACTCCTATGCCAAGTTTCTACAAGGAACCTCCTCCAAAAGTTGAATTGAAGAAG ATACCTATAACACGCCCAAAATCTCCTAAGCTTGGAAGGAACAAAGGATATGTTGTGAACCATTCAGATGATAAATCTTGCTCTAGTCCTCATGCAAAACAGCAACAGAATGATTCAACCAAGGCAAAGGTAAAGGGTACTAATAAAGAAGTGATTTCAAAGAAACCAATCAGAAAAATTCAAGCCAAGCTGCAGTCTCAGGAAACTGCAATTGGAAAAACTGAGAATAATTCTGTGAAGCCTACTAAAATCAACCAAGATGTCAAAGCAAGCACAGGAAACAATAAAGAATGCCATGATCCTCCAGTTTGCAATTCTGAATATCAAGATGACATGGAGCTAGAATCCAAAACTGAGCTTACTCAGAATGATGCACTGGTCTTAAATTCATCCACACCCGAGATTGTATCATACGAGGTTACTGTGGGAGTGTAG
- the LOC108326158 gene encoding putative RNA polymerase II subunit B1 CTD phosphatase RPAP2 homolog — protein MAKNNAVSVKDAVFKLQMLLFEGIQNEDQLFAAGSLMSRSDYEDIVTERSITNVCGYPLCCNALPTERPRKGRYRISLKEHKVYDLQETYLFCSSNCVVSSKAFAGSLQSERCLALDPEKLNNILKLFENLNLEQTENVRKDGDLGLSNLKIQEKTVTSTGEVSLEEWVGPSNAIEGYVPKPRERESKGSRKSVKKGSKAGHDKSNNDKDLVNNEMNFVSTIIMQDEYSVSKASPGQTDTTAVDRQPEKVGLKMVRKDEDSIQDLSSSFKSGLNLSTSEKEKEVSKSYEAVFKSSPNLASKKKDAHSVPISERQYDQEKHNSSRKSVQGKGETSRVTANGGASTSNFDPDNVKEKFQVEKVGGSCETKLKSSLKSAGQKKPSRTVTWADEKINSAGNKDLCEVKEFGDISKEYESLGNVDVTDDEYMLRQASAEACAIALSQASEAVASGDSDVTDAVSEAGIIILPHDAVEEGTIEDADILQNDSVTLKWPRKPGVSDIDFFESDDSWFDAPPEGFSLTLSPFATMWNAIFSWMTSSSLAYIYGRDESFHEEYLSVNGREYPCKVVLSDGRSSEIKQTLAGCLARAFPALVAGLRLPIPISTLEQGMACLLETMSFVDALPPFRTKQWQVVTLLFVDALSVCRIPALISYMTDRRSLFHKVLSGSQIGIEEYEILKDLVVPLGRAPHISAQSGA, from the exons ATGGCAAAGAACAACGCCGTTTCTGTCAAAGATGCAGTTTTCAAATTGCAAATGTTACTCTTTGAAGGCATTCAAAATGAAGATCAGCTGTTTGCTGCTGGATCTTTGATGTCAAGGAGTGACTATGAAGATATTGTAACGGAACGGTCCATCACAAATGTTTGTGGTTACCCACTCTGCTGCAATGCTTTGCCGACTGAGCGACCTCGGAAGGGTAGATACCGGATTTCACTGAAGGAGCACAAGGTCTATGACCTACAAGAGACTTACCTATTTTGTTCTTCAAATTGTGTTGTTAGCAGCAAAGCTTTTGCTGGGAGCTTGCAATCGGAGAGATGCTTAGCTTTAGACCCAGAAAAGCTAAACAACATACTTAAGTTATTTGAGAATTTGAATCTGGAACAGACAGAAAATGTGCGAAAGGATGGAGATTTAGGTTTGTCCAATTTGAAAATTCAGGAGAAAACTGTAACAAGCACTGGGGAGGTGTCTCTGGAGGAGTGGGTTGGACCATCAAATGCAATTGAGGGATATGTGCCAAAACCAAGGGAGCGTGAATCTAAGGGTTCACGGAAAAGTGTTAAAAAAG GGTCCAAAGCTGGTCATGACAAGTCAAACAATGACAAAGATTTAGTTAACAATGAGATGAACTTCGTGAGTACTATTATTATGCAAGATGAGTATAGTGTTTCAAAAGCATCCCCAGGTCAAACAGATACAACAGCTGTAGACAGGCAACCTGAAAAGGTTGGCCTTAAAATGGTCAGAAAAGATGAGGATAGCATTCAAGATCTGTCTTCATCTTTTAAGAGTGGTTTAAATTTAAGTACCtcagaaaaagagaaggaagtATCCAAATCATATGAAGCAGTGTTCAAATCCTCTCCGAATCTGGCTAGTAAGAAGAAAGATGCGCATTCTGTTCCCATATCAGAAAGACAATATGATCAGGAAAAGCATAATTCCTCAAGGAAATCAGTGCAAGGTAAAGGGGAGACAAGTAGAGTTACTGCTAATGGTGGTGCTTCCACTTCCAATTTTGATCCTGACAATGTTAAAGAGAAATTCCAAGTAGAAAAAGTGGGTGGATCGTGTGAGACTAAACTCAAATCTTCCCTTAAATCTGCTGGTCAAAAGAAACCTAGCCGCACTGTTACTTGGGCGGATGAGAAAATCAATAGTGCTGGGAATAAAGATCTTTGTGAGGTTAAAGAATTTGGAGATATTAGTAAAGAATATGAGTCACTAGGTAATGTAGATGTTACTGATGATGAGTATATGCTACGTCAAGCATCGGCAGAAGCTTGTGCAATTGCATTAAGCCAAGCATCAGAAGCAGTTGCATCTGGAGACTCGGACGTCACTGATGCTG TTTCTGAAGCTGGAATTATTATATTGCCGCATGATGCTGTTGAGGAGGGTACTATAGAGGATGCTGATATACTACAAAATGATTCAGTTACTCTGAAATGGCCAAGAAAGCCTGGAGTTTCAGACATTGATTTCTTTGAATCTGATGACTCATGGTTTGATGCTCCACCAGAGGGTTTCAGTTTGACT TTATCACCTTTTGCAACTATGTGGAATGCCATCTTTTCGTGGATGACATCATCTTCTTTGGCATATATATATGGAAGGGATGAAAGTTTTCATGAAGAATACCTATCAGTCAATGGGAGAGAATATCCTTGCAAAGTTGTCTTGTCAGATGGTCGGTCATCTGAAATAAAGCAAACATTAGCGGGTTGTCTTGCTCGAGCTTTTCCTGCACTTGTTGCTGGTCTTCGACTGCCAATACCAATATCCACCTTGGAGCAAGGGATG GCATGCTTGCTGGAGACAATGTCATTTGTGGATGCACTTCCACCTTTCAGAACAAAGCAATGGCAAGTGGTTACTCTTTTGTTTGTTGATGCATTGTCCGTTTGTAGAATACCTGCTCTTATCTCATACATGACGGATAGGAGGTCTTTGTTTCACAAG GTTTTGAGTGGTTCTCAAATAGGTATAGAAGAATATGAGATTTTGAAGGATCTTGTAGTACCACTGGGCCGGGCACCTCATATCTCTGCCCAAAGTGGGGCATGA
- the LOC108324253 gene encoding putative pentatricopeptide repeat-containing protein At5g06400, mitochondrial, translating to MKSLTKLRFLNPLLLSRSHVLNLSNTAKLSRPRRETKQQLSNTNIPSDIDASRALFNEITQILGAETVFPDQSPSGSLFPLETPQSEVGSMDQSACTKGVCQNSAQNVGSLEDAQVGNMGKEDLSRIVDEITEIVRGENSSTSVEERLENLSYGLNSEVFDMVLKRCFTVPLLALRVFNWLKLKDGYYHTTQTYNIMLYIAGEAKEFGLVKRLMEEMDECGIEKDIKTWTILVTHYGKARKISEALLAFENMKRCGCEPDAVSYSAIICSLCSAEKGDIAMEFYTDMVRKDMVCDVRLYETIMKCMARSGDAAAVRLLGNDMIRLSVMPENRVHSCMLKNFCITGRIEEALELIRDLKSKDLDLEPENYENLVRGLCKADRITDALHIVEIMKRRDVVDEKIHGIIINGYLGRNDVDRALKIFQSMKESGCVPTISTYTELIQHLFRLGRYEEACVMYDEMLGKGIKPDIVAITAMVAGHVSQNRISEAWKMFSCMECQDIRPTRKSYEVFIKKLCRVSRTEDIVKVLHEMQASKIKIQDTVFRWVITYMEEKGELTMMEKIQQMRKAYTLDSEKFKGSNKQVSSEIKVEKDVKVDLSKSKIDYSSTHRNLKTCTEPDFHEICRILSSSTDWSLIQEKLERSTFRFTPELVIEILQSCNMHGGSVLKFFSWVGKQSGYQHTLESYNMAMKIAGCGKDFKHMRSLFFEMRRNSYPITPETWTIMIMLYGRTGLTEMAMNCFKEMKADGYSPNRSTYKYLIIAFCGRKGRKVDDALETYSEMIGAGYTPDKELIEAYLGCLCEVGRVLEARRCADSLQNFGYTALLGYSVFIRSLCRAGRVEEALALIKEVGEEKSSLEQLTCGSIVHGLLRKGRLEEALAKVDAMKRKGIAPTIHVYTSLMVHFFKEKQVEKAIETFEEMQQSGHEPNIVTYSALIRGYMNVGRPIDAWNIFYLMKLKGPFPDFKTYSMFLTCLCKVGRSEEAMQLISEMLDSGIVPSTINFRTVSHGLNREGKNYLARIVLQQKSELRRKRRLVVT from the coding sequence ATGAAATCATTAACTAAGCTTCGATTCCTGAATCCCCTTCTCCTCTCACGATCTCACGTTTTGAATCTTTCCAACACTGCAAAACTTTCACGCCCTCGTAGAGAAACAAAGCAACAACTTTCCAACACCAACATTCCTTCAGATATTGATGCTTCTCGTGCACTTTTCAACGAGATCACCCAGATTCTAGGTGCAGAAACCGTGTTCCCAGACCAATCCCCATCTGGGTCTTTGTTTCCTTTAGAAACTCCCCAGTCTGAAGTTGGTTCCATGGACCAATCAGCTTGCACCAAAGGTGTTTGTCAAAATTCCGCACAGAATGTTGGCTCTTTGGAAGATGCTCAGGTGGGAAATATGGGTAAGGAAGATCTAAGCCGGATTGTGGATGAGATTACTGAAATCGTTAGAGGGGAAAACAGTTCCACTTCTGTGGAGGAGAGGTTAGAGAATCTAAGTTATGGGTTGAACAGTGAGGTTTTTGACATGGTGTTGAAGAGGTGCTTCACGGTACCACTACTGGCTTTGAGGGTTTTCAATTGGCTGAAGCTCAAGGATGGGTACTATCACACGACGCAGACATATAATATCATGTTGTACATTGCTGGAGAAGCTAAGGAATTTGGGTTGGTGAAGAGACTGATGGAAGAAATGGATGAGTGTGGAATCGAAAAGGATATTAAGACATGGACCATTCTTGTCACCCACTATGGTAAGGCAAGGAAAATTAGTGAAGCATTGTTGGcctttgaaaatatgaaaaggtGTGGCTGTGAACCGGATGCTGTTTCATATAGCGCAATTATCTGTTCACTTTGCAGTGCTGAGAAGGGAGACATTGCTATGGAGTTCTATACTGACATGGTCAGGAAGGATATGGTGTGTGATGTGAGGTTGTATGAGACAATCATGAAGTGCATGGCAAGATCGGGAGATGCGGCAGCTGTTAGATTACTTGGAAATGACATGATACGGTTGTCTGTGATGCCAGAAAACCGTGTTCATAGCTGTATGCTGAAGAACTTTTGCATTACTGGGAGGATTGAAGAGGCTTTGGAATTGATTCGGGACCTCAAAAGTAAAGATTTAGATCTTGAACCTGAAAATTATGAGAACTTGGTTAGAGGACTGTGTAAGGCAGATAGGATCACAGATGCTTTACATATTGTTGAAATTATGAAGAGAAGGGATGTGGTTGATGAGAAGATCCATGGGATTATCATAAATGGGTATTTAGGGAGAAATGATGTTGACAGGGCGCTCAAAATATTTCAAAGTATGAAAGAATCTGGTTGTGTGCCTACTATTTCCACATATACCGAACTGATACAACATCTCTTTAGGTTGGGGAGATATGAAGAAGCTTGCGTGATGTATGATGAGATGCTGGGAAAAGGAATTAAGCCAGATATTGTGGCAATAACAGCTATGGTTGCAGGTCACGTTTCACAAAACCGTATATCTGAAGCATGGAAAATGTTCAGTTGTATGGAGTGCCAAGACATCAGGCCCACTCGGAAATCCTATGAAGTATTCATTAAGAAGCTTTGCAGGGTTTCAAGAACAGAAGACATTGTCAAAGTATTGCACGAAATGCAGGCTTCAAAGATTAAAATTCAAGATACTGTATTCCGTTGGGTTATAACATACATGGAGGAAAAGGGGGAGCTTACTATGATGGAGAAAATCCAGCAGATGCGTAAAGCATACACACTTGATTCTGAAAAGTTCAAGGGGTCAAACAAACAAGTATCTTCGGAAATTAAGGTGGAAAAGGATGTTAAAGTTGACCTATCAAAGTCAAAAATAGACTATTCCTCTACACACCGAAACCTTAAAACTTGCACGGAGCCAGATTTTCATGAAATTTGTAGGATACTTTCATCCTCTACAGATTGGTCCTTAATCCAAGAAAAATTGGAGAGAAGTACATTTCGCTTCACCCCAGAACTTGTTATAGAGATATTGCAAAGTTGCAATATGCATGGTGGCTCTGTCCTAAAATTCTTTTCATGGGTGGGAAAGCAATCTGGGTATCAACACACATTAGAATCTTACAATATGGCAATGAAAATTGCAGGCTGTGGCAAAGATTTCAAGCACATGCGCAGCTTGTTCTTCGAAATGCGAAGAAATAGTTATCCAATCACACCAGAAACATGGACAATCATGATAATGCTTTATGGTCGAACAGGTCTGACTGAGATGGCCATGAATTGTTTCAAAGAGATGAAAGCTGATGGTTATAGCCCCAATAGGAGTACATACAAGTATCTGATAATTGCCTTTTGTGGGAGGAAAGGAAGGAAGGTTGATGATGCTCTGGAAACATACAGTGAGATGATTGGTGCAGGATATACCCCTGACAAAGAACTGATTGAAGCTTACCTCGGTTGTTTATGTGAAGTTGGTAGAGTGTTGGAGGCCAGAAGATGTGCAgattctcttcagaattttGGCTACACAGCCCTTCTCGGTTATTCCGTGTTTATCAGATCTCTTTGTAGAGCTGGGAGAGTGGAAGAAGCATTGGCATTAATTAAAGAGGTTGGGGAAGAAAAGTCTAGTTTAGAGCAGCTAACTTGTGGAAGCATAGTTCATGGTCTATTACGTAAGGGTCGACTAGAAGAGGCATTGGCCAAGGTGGATGCCATGAAACGGAAGGGAATAGCACCTACCATCCATGTTTATACATCACTGATGGTTCATTTCTTTAAAGAGAAACAAGTAGAGAAAGCTATTGAGACTTTTGAGGAGATGCAACAGTCAGGTCATGAACCAAACATTGTCACATATTCTGCACTTATACGTGGGTACATGAACGTGGGTAGGCCCATTGATGCATGGAATATCTTCTACCTTATGAAACTAAAGGGACCATTTCCTGATTTCAAAACGTATTCTATGTTCCTCACATGCCTTTGCAAGGTTGGGAGGTCTGAAGAAGCAATGCAACTTATTTCTGAAATGTTAGACAGTGGAATTGTTCCAAGTACTATAAATTTTCGAACGGTTTCTCATGGGCTAAACAGAgaaggtaaaaattatttagccCGCATTGTATTGCAACAAAAGTCAGAACTAAGAAGAAAACGCAGGCTCGTCGTaacttga